In the Prevotella sp. E2-28 genome, one interval contains:
- a CDS encoding vWA domain-containing protein — protein MKTNEVKTKRVHNLIIVDESGSMEVIRKQAFVGMNETLQTVRKMQEKFPDQEQFITLLTFDTGHTTWHYDNQPASQTKDLDWKAYCPGGGTPLYDAIGKGISKTNAQIEDGDHVLVTIITDGEENSSEEWTLKMIRTMIEKLKKQNWTFTLIGTDNLDVETMAHSFAIDEHLEFQQDDAGTKAMFARERRSRERYNCCVAEDAAMPTGSFFSEEES, from the coding sequence ATGAAAACGAACGAAGTTAAGACTAAGAGAGTTCACAACCTGATTATTGTCGATGAGAGCGGTTCTATGGAAGTTATCCGCAAGCAAGCCTTTGTTGGAATGAACGAAACCCTGCAGACCGTCCGCAAGATGCAGGAGAAGTTCCCCGACCAGGAGCAGTTCATCACCCTGCTCACCTTCGATACTGGCCACACCACCTGGCATTACGACAACCAGCCCGCTTCGCAGACTAAAGATTTGGACTGGAAAGCCTACTGTCCCGGTGGCGGCACACCTCTCTACGATGCCATCGGCAAGGGTATCTCCAAGACCAATGCCCAAATTGAGGACGGTGACCATGTGCTGGTGACTATCATCACCGACGGCGAGGAGAACAGCAGCGAGGAATGGACGCTGAAGATGATCCGCACGATGATTGAGAAGCTGAAGAAGCAGAACTGGACCTTCACACTCATCGGCACCGACAACCTCGATGTGGAAACCATGGCCCACTCCTTCGCTATCGACGAACACTTGGAGTTCCAACAGGACGATGCCGGCACCAAGGCCATGTTCGCCCGTGAGCGCCGCAGCCGCGAGCGCTATAACTGCTGCGTCGCCGAGGATGCCGCCATGCCTACGGGTTCGTTCTTCAGTGAAGAAGAAAGCTAA
- a CDS encoding C39 family peptidase — MTNKLNNMMQFKVINRLQLRDGVLMCKKPSGRSWQKAHYKQGDLDGACGAYSVAMVLNILGVFEAENICSDNPIDKRTSEWKLIKALNEEGLYREGLTSDKIQRILMDNYGSRVTVQCASKAGNHDIAEITKNWIDDNIPVILGLVGQNYAHWVVAVGYIEDEYGILSDLLTLDPGSDSPTYALWNGILNLHKEPRKRYGYRYDSDTNCMIDLDEAIIIMKK, encoded by the coding sequence ATGACGAATAAACTAAATAATATGATGCAATTTAAAGTTATCAATCGACTTCAGCTGAGAGATGGTGTTCTCATGTGTAAGAAGCCATCAGGTCGTTCATGGCAAAAGGCTCATTATAAACAAGGTGACTTAGATGGTGCCTGTGGCGCATATTCTGTTGCAATGGTATTAAATATTCTTGGAGTTTTTGAAGCAGAAAACATTTGTTCTGACAATCCTATAGATAAAAGAACTTCTGAGTGGAAACTAATCAAGGCATTAAATGAAGAAGGTTTATATCGTGAAGGGCTAACTTCCGATAAGATTCAAAGAATACTCATGGACAATTACGGTAGTCGTGTAACCGTCCAATGTGCCAGCAAAGCCGGTAACCATGATATAGCAGAAATCACGAAAAACTGGATTGATGACAACATACCTGTTATTTTGGGTCTTGTCGGACAGAATTACGCTCATTGGGTGGTTGCTGTAGGTTATATAGAGGATGAATATGGAATCTTATCAGATTTGCTCACATTAGATCCAGGAAGTGACTCCCCGACATACGCGCTCTGGAATGGGATACTTAATCTTCATAAAGAGCCAAGAAAGAGATATGGCTACAGGTATGATTCTGACACTAATTGCATGATAGATCTCGATGAAGCAATCATTATTATGAAGAAATGA
- a CDS encoding Sir2 family NAD-dependent protein deacetylase, giving the protein MTRQHIVFLTGAGVSAESGLSTFRGKDGMWTNEEWAHLASTDALYNETQKCLDFYNWRRKKLAEVEPNDAHRMIAELEKEHEVTVITQNVDNLHERAGSTRVIHLHGELSKVCSMDNRTICVKEYPLTTPIRVGDKAEDGSQLRPYIVMFGEYVDSMNVAIDIVSKADIFVVIGTSLKVYPAAGFINYAHHEVPKFVIDPGEMEQCTHLGFTHFKTTATDGMKMLLEAFKEL; this is encoded by the coding sequence ATGACTCGACAACATATAGTATTTCTGACTGGTGCGGGCGTTAGTGCCGAAAGCGGATTGAGTACATTCCGTGGAAAGGATGGCATGTGGACTAACGAGGAGTGGGCTCACCTGGCAAGTACGGATGCCCTCTATAATGAGACGCAGAAGTGCCTTGATTTCTATAATTGGAGGCGGAAAAAGCTGGCAGAGGTGGAACCGAACGATGCTCACCGCATGATAGCCGAGCTGGAGAAAGAGCATGAGGTGACGGTTATCACGCAGAATGTGGATAACTTGCATGAACGGGCTGGCTCGACGCGGGTCATCCATCTGCATGGGGAACTGAGCAAAGTCTGCTCGATGGATAACCGCACGATATGCGTGAAGGAATATCCGCTGACAACACCAATTAGAGTGGGGGATAAGGCAGAGGATGGCTCGCAACTGCGGCCTTATATTGTGATGTTTGGCGAGTATGTTGACAGTATGAATGTCGCCATTGACATCGTGAGCAAGGCCGACATCTTCGTGGTCATTGGCACTTCGCTGAAGGTCTATCCGGCAGCAGGGTTCATCAACTATGCCCACCATGAAGTGCCAAAGTTCGTAATTGATCCAGGAGAGATGGAGCAATGCACGCATTTGGGCTTCACCCACTTCAAAACCACAGCCACGGATGGCATGAAGATGTTGCTGGAGGCATTCAAGGAATTGTAA